Proteins encoded within one genomic window of Pseudomonas cannabina:
- the ribA gene encoding GTP cyclohydrolase II, with the protein MPVVFVAASKLPTPFAEFAMHGFVESATGREHVVLSLGDVADGAPVLGRVHSECLTGDALFSQRCDCGSQLEAALRAIAAEGRGVLLYLRQEGRGIGLMNKIRAYELQDGGADTVEANERLGFAADQRDYAICLPMLQHLGVQSLRLMTNNPRKVKALTDMGIKVAERVPLHTGQNPHNRLYLATKAGKLGHMMGNEHQSEVGPA; encoded by the coding sequence ACACCTTTTGCAGAATTTGCCATGCACGGCTTTGTCGAGTCGGCAACTGGCCGTGAGCACGTTGTCCTGAGTCTGGGTGACGTCGCGGATGGCGCCCCGGTGCTTGGCCGCGTGCACTCCGAATGCCTGACGGGCGACGCCCTGTTCAGTCAGCGTTGCGATTGTGGCTCTCAGCTTGAGGCCGCTCTGCGCGCGATCGCCGCTGAAGGGCGTGGTGTATTGCTGTATCTGCGCCAGGAAGGGCGCGGTATCGGCCTGATGAACAAGATCCGCGCTTACGAGTTGCAGGACGGCGGCGCTGATACGGTCGAAGCCAACGAGCGTCTGGGCTTTGCGGCCGACCAGCGTGATTATGCGATTTGCCTGCCGATGCTTCAGCATCTGGGCGTCCAGTCATTGCGTTTGATGACCAACAACCCGCGCAAGGTCAAAGCACTGACCGACATGGGCATCAAGGTTGCCGAGCGAGTGCCGCTGCACACCGGGCAGAACCCGCATAATCGCCTTTATCTGGCGACCAAGGCCGGCAAGCTGGGACACATGATGGGCAATGAGCATCAAAGCGAGGTCGGCCCGGCGTGA